A single region of the Bacteroides luhongzhouii genome encodes:
- a CDS encoding FecR family protein produces the protein MKNYIRDVIDRYIKHDYPEEVNQDFRTWLTDEERADEKDCELNKLWEATEAATTPGYRGSLERMYELTGIGVRRRIHYLHVRLAVWQIAAALLIAVSSVSIYLALQNRQAPDLLQAYIPTAEMRNLTLPDGTQVLINSQSTLLYPKEFTGDTRSVYLVGEAAFKVKRDEEHPFIVKSSDFQVTALGTEFNVTAYPDEEVVTATLISGKVLVEYNGQKNQEILRPNEQLAYNKRTRSGNVLCPDMQDVTAWQHGELVLRSMTLEEIFTRLERKYPYTFVYSFRSMKEDRFNLTFGQNASIEEIMDIVVRVAGNLDYQIVGDKCYISSAGKSRLRHQGTK, from the coding sequence ATGAAGAATTATATTCGCGACGTAATCGACCGTTATATTAAGCATGACTATCCGGAAGAAGTCAATCAGGATTTTCGCACATGGTTGACTGATGAGGAGCGTGCCGACGAAAAAGACTGCGAACTCAATAAACTTTGGGAGGCAACCGAAGCTGCCACAACTCCCGGTTATCGTGGCTCTTTGGAACGGATGTACGAGCTAACTGGGATCGGAGTAAGACGGCGGATTCATTATCTACATGTTCGTCTGGCAGTCTGGCAGATAGCAGCGGCTTTATTGATAGCCGTATCTTCCGTTTCGATTTATTTGGCATTGCAGAACCGTCAGGCACCGGATCTGTTGCAAGCATATATTCCTACTGCTGAAATGCGTAATCTCACTTTGCCGGACGGTACACAGGTATTAATAAATTCTCAAAGCACTTTACTTTATCCCAAAGAATTTACGGGTGATACACGTTCCGTTTATTTAGTGGGAGAAGCCGCTTTCAAAGTGAAGCGTGATGAAGAACATCCTTTTATAGTAAAGTCTTCTGATTTTCAGGTGACCGCATTAGGGACAGAGTTTAACGTGACAGCTTATCCGGACGAAGAAGTAGTGACAGCAACATTGATTTCCGGGAAGGTGCTGGTAGAGTATAACGGACAGAAAAATCAGGAAATATTGAGGCCGAACGAGCAGTTGGCTTACAATAAGCGCACCCGTTCCGGAAATGTACTTTGTCCTGATATGCAGGATGTCACAGCCTGGCAGCATGGTGAACTCGTTCTTCGCAGTATGACGCTGGAGGAAATATTCACCCGCCTTGAACGTAAATACCCCTACACATTTGTGTATAGTTTCCGTAGTATGAAAGAAGACCGTTTCAATCTTACTTTCGGGCAAAATGCTTCCATAGAAGAAATAATGGATATTGTTGTTCGTGTAGCAGGGAATCTGGACTATCAGATTGTGGGAGACAAGTGCTATATTTCCAGTGCCGGAAAAAGCAGGCTCCGACATCAGGGGACGAAATAG